One window of Drosophila bipectinata strain 14024-0381.07 chromosome 4, DbipHiC1v2, whole genome shotgun sequence genomic DNA carries:
- the LOC108134346 gene encoding uncharacterized protein, with amino-acid sequence MNVFFFIFALTMTSPLIMATEKKIEKDEASNDDEIRIYKRLIPADVLRDFPGMCFASTRCATVEPGKSWDLTPFCGRSTCVQNENDTKLLELVEDCGPLPLANEKCKLDTERTNKTALFPYCCPIFTCEPGVKLEYPEIGKNSGKENEK; translated from the exons atgaatgtttttttttttatttttgccctAACAATGACCAGTCCATTAATTATGGCGACTgaaaagaaaattgaaaaagatgAAGCCAGCAATGATGATGAAATAAGAATTTACAAGCGTCTTATTCCGGCTGATGTACTAAGAG ATTTTCCAGGAATGTGTTTTGCATCTACAAGGTGTGCTACGGTCGAGCCTGGAAAGTCTTGGGATCTGACTCCATTCTGTGGCCGCTCTACTTGCGTTCAAAATGAGAACGACACAAA GCTTCTTGAACTTGTTGAGGATTGCGGCCCTTTACCACTTGCTAATGAGAAATGTAAACTGGACACTGAAAGAACTAACAAAACCGCTTTATTTCCATATTGTTGTCCCATATTTACGTGTGAACCAGGAGTTAAGTTGGAATATCCAGAAATTGGAAAAAACTCCGgcaaagaaaatgaaaaataa